One Jannaschia sp. GRR-S6-38 genomic window carries:
- a CDS encoding Lrp/AsnC family transcriptional regulator, whose product MISPLDPTDRRILAALQADGRIPVTALAERVGLSANAVSERMRRMHRDGVIEGYGVRLSPAALGLSLTAFIEVKLERIAADVFDQFAAAIRDLPAIEECHMVAGGFDYLLKTRHRDMDAYRAFLSDELLTLPGLRETRTYVVMERVIEAGAMRLR is encoded by the coding sequence ATGATATCCCCGCTCGACCCCACGGATCGCCGAATCCTCGCCGCGCTTCAGGCGGATGGTCGCATCCCGGTCACCGCCTTGGCGGAGCGCGTGGGCCTGTCGGCCAACGCCGTGTCGGAGCGGATGCGGCGGATGCACCGCGATGGCGTGATCGAGGGATACGGCGTGCGCCTGTCGCCCGCTGCGCTGGGCCTGTCGCTGACCGCCTTCATCGAGGTCAAGCTGGAACGCATCGCCGCGGATGTCTTCGACCAGTTCGCCGCGGCCATCCGCGATCTGCCGGCCATCGAAGAATGCCACATGGTCGCCGGCGGGTTCGACTACCTTCTGAAGACGCGGCATCGCGACATGGATGCCTATCGCGCCTTTCTGTCGGACGAGCTGCTGACGCTGCCCGGGCTGCGCGAAACGCGGACCTATGTCGTGATGGAGCGGGTGATCGAGGCCGGGGCGATGCGGCTGCGCTAG